TACGGACGCCAATTTCAGCCGCAGTGTTTTGCGAGCTAGTAGACCAGAgaattccctcccttaggggctactttagaaggtccccatggtagcagtgtcccccagagtggatgaaggagaaaagaagatttttgtacttacgttaaatctctttctccgattccatctgggggacactgcgttccctcccttttgctgttctccaattagttgtgttgttgagcccttttgttgggactttagtattactgaggtctgtgggattgcagaggggaggagtcagcagcaaacttagttgttaactatttaagtgccaactccatgcaccctcatacaaccccatggtagcagtgtcccccagatggaatcggagaaagagatttatcacTCAACACAGCGCTGAGTGATAGTGAcgactacacgtatgtgtgccacgtGGTAGCACAAAACATGTATATGCAAGGAAGACACAGTACCCATTGAAAACATCCTCATTTATgcgtttaaaacatttaaaaacaaaaaaaaccaacacgtttttattattgattatagaATTATGAGTtggtcatttcttttttttttttttaataattttttccccatgcattctgatgtgagtttatattacacatatatatgtgtgtcttacagtctgttctgtctatCTACATAAAGTCAgggcgtacttatacccagattcacatggaaacgtatcttgagatccgcttgtatttgaatacagttgtACAAGTCACATGCggttttttaaacacaaattgcatttgatgataaatcaggccccttaagtaaacaatatttttttaatgtatattactcaCATCTGTAATACACAGCATTACATAAAATGCAAGTGTATGCTGGTCCTTGTAGTGCAGTATAAATAATGTCCCCCTTATGAAACAATTATCTCCCCCGTTGGCAatcacattatttattattgaccccaaaatataataaaataatattgctccCATCAGTTAATTATCTATGGATTATGGGGACACAATTAATCCAtcatgattgcccccataattcatGAGTCTAAATGGCAGAAATTATTGTTTTTGCCCCCCACCCATCCTCGGCTCCTCTgcctccttcaaacctcacatttaGCCCCTCTCCAAACCACCTTGATCCTCCTTGGATGATCGGTTTCATCCAGAGGATAGCCAGGAGCTGCTGTATGACATATGGGcaccatggtggctcagtggttagcacttctgactcacagcactggcgtcatgagttagATTgccaaccatgcccttatctgtgtggaatttgtatgttctccccgtgtttgcgtgggtttcctccgggtgcaacgGTTTCCTCCAACAATCCAAAaccgtactagtaggttaattggctgctattaaattgaccgtagtgtgtgtgtatgtatgtatgtatgaatgagtgtatgtatatctactatataaatgcctagtggcgtgtgtgggaaaaaaaaacaagctgcagtgccacctgctgggcagagttatacactgacctatatatttcttgaaggagaagtgacagttgggagtggttggtggttgccgggggtgacagtggggagtttttaacaccttaagtcgcttgatgaaggatgtggcgatgaagatgaaggatgaggtgatggagaaaattgatgaggtggtgacatgtggacaaaaccacgttaaaaaagggcgcttgcgtcgggaagtaacgctcttcccctgaggaggcctgggctaggcccaaatgcatgacaagaacctttttaacaccttaagtagcttgatttgactagaatgcatgagtatcatgcacgggttaactatacgggttaactatatatatatatatatatatatatatatatatttatttatattagggagtttagactgtaagcttcaaaggggcagggactgatgcgagttctctgtacagcgctgcggaattagtggtgctgaaTAAATAGCCGATAATGACACACAGGACTTTAATGAATTCTATGGAAAACAGGAAGATGGCTCTTGGCTCCTCTAGTTTGTGACACAAAATATCAAGGATTTATACATTGTTCTTCAAGAACGAAAGTAACATGGAACTCTACAGAAAATAGCAAACTATACTTAGGTAGAGCTTGATtacaatgaaacaaacattttttctttccAAATTTCAGAATTATGCTACTAGTATGATAAATGGGATTAAGCTCTTACAATACTGCAATTCTGGCATTCCGATGCAGAGAAGCCCTGCCAAATGTTTGTACAAGTTTCCTCTGACTGTTTCAGACAAACTTTCTCTTGGCTAGTTTGGTCCCTGCATTAGACAGGGATCAGAACCTCTTGTTGACATGTATATCACAGCCCCATGCATGCAACAAGAAAGTttaaactaaaaatgttgttttggatGGAGTTCAGCGagtcaacataaaaaaaaaaccaattgtccGTTCCCTACATGTGCCATTAGCCACCATCTCTGATGGCTGTAACACTGGCTTCTGCAATCCATTACCCTCTTATCAAATAGGGCCAGCGAGTGCCGATGACCACTCATCGTAGTAGAGGAGTGCGGTGTGGACCCCAGCCAATCAGGCAGACCTTGCATTCTTGGCAAGTAGTTTACACTAAATAAAAGGTTTTCACACTGAAGGATCACCACTGAAATGGGTTATATACACAAGGAGGTTATGAACATTTATCcattatatttactatatatttatattttctctgGAGGGAGATATTTAGTTTTCAGGTTTCTAATATGAGATAATAGTGGTAGATAATGGTTTGCATggggcatatttttttatttatgagtaGCTTATTTAAAGCACCACTAAGAAacttactttattttaatattttttaaatttagggCAGTAAAGAGCTGCCAAAACAAAACCACCGACATCTAGAAGGAACAAAGgtgcaattgttttatttatatttttaacttgGGAGATAGAATGGGCAATATTAATAAGGCTTCGTCATTAAGCAGTAACTCTTAAACcttgtaaaaatgtaaattccAATTGACAATAAGAAGACAACTTatcaaatgtaattttaattCGAGTGGTCTATTTACAAAGTAATTTTCTAAATCGGGCTCTCTGCGGCATTATTACAATAACTTCAAGTGAAACACGCTCCTTTATAAAAGGCTTCTAACACAATGCAGACAAGCGGAAGAACCAAACTGCATTTTAACTGGTTCATAAAGTAAAAACATGTTGCTAGTCAGCAAGCCTATTACGGCCGACTACATTCACCAAAACTAGCACCTTGTACCACACCACAAGTTCTATTATATTTGTACAGCTCCCACAACGTTGTGCTTAAATACTGGTGATAGATCTACACACTAAGTTACGACGGTAATCTTGTAGTCGAGTGGCTCCCCAGCATCTATTCTTACGACCCCTGGATCCAGATTGTGTTCATGACTCCAACTTTCAGACCTTGAGCTTCTTAGCAGGAGATGGTTCATCCTGGTCATCGTCTGGAAGAACAGACATCTTTTAGTACAAATAATAGATGTAGCTCGGAGCGATTCATCGTTTAAAAGAGAAGTTAAACTTCAAAGACACTTGTAGATGAGAGTTTAtagtttggtttgtttttttcttggatAGGGCAGGTAGGGAACCCCCTGGACCGACTACAGAAAGAGGAGACTATAGCGGTGGAGAGCAGAAAATAAATCTAGTTCTTCCTTTCAACCCTGCCGTAAGGGATCACTTGTAAAGTTATCTGCCAATGCTGCGGTGTAGGGAAGATATGGATATGTGGATCTCAATCTTTCTCAGTTcaaagcacccttagggtctccataatttttttcaagactcccctaagccaaaataattaccatggAGTCTGCAGGCCTAATATGGCAGATtacatatcatcatttatttatatagcgccagcaaattctgtagcgctttacaattggggacaaatcaaataatatacaatactgggtacagacaaagaggtaaggcGGCCCTGTTCACGTCAATCGATTAAATTCAACTAGGTAATGAGTGAACATACAGCTTCAaacatcttaaaaaaaacaatgctagCCAGACAAGGCCTGTTCCTGCCTCTCTGCCCGACCAGAGTGAAAGGCTCAGTATCCAATTTAGCCACACACATAAGTGGCCAGATTGAACAAGTTCCAGAAGTACAGCACAAATGACGAGCAGACAGATCTTTTCCATCGCCACTGGGTCCCACGTGCCGCTATAAGATGACCATACGTACCAGCCGTAAAGGCGGGTTTGGTGAAAAAGAGAAAAACCTTCAACCGCAACTAACATGCCTGGCAAGTCTTGGCTGACCACATCACTGACATTAGAAGAACGTCTTGCTCGGGCCAGGACAttacaggaaagaaaaaaataaagcatcTTACCAGAAGCACCAGACTCTACAGCCTCCTCGTCCTCAGGCAGAAACTTTGCTTTGTTCACTTGCTGGGGAGCGTCATCGCCATTGTCTTGGTAAATATTGGACCATTTGATGGCCATGTCAAGCTCAGGAGGAGGCCCTTTCTTCTCCTCCACCTTGTAGGATTCAGGAGGTGGGACAGCATTAGTCTTCCACACCTTAAATTCTTTAGGAGGCTGTTCCAAAACGATAAGATGAAATAAATCAGTACAGCAAAGAGACGCACCATCAATAGCCGTCATCACAGAGCAGCTTTTGTGCCAACATTCCAAtacaactaaagctgggtacacactgatggaATTATCGTccagatcacacgataaaagaTCGTTTTAGcatgtacgctcccacgatcatgctCTACCGTACTAAAgtacatcgtatcgtttgatttggttttgtgaacttcctaaaaatcacaatcaacgatggaatgatgtcggaCAAATGTTTAAGTGTGTATGCACGGTCGACCTCCAGTGTAGGCATATCGCtatagtgtgcagagtcacgatctttatGAGAGATGATCACAGTTCCGACAGTAAATCGTGTagatatgtacacatgaatctgcatgatcatcaggactttcagtagTTGGTAcatttgttacagaaattgcaacTAAAGTAATTTTCCAACACTGTGTATTCAGCTTAACATTGGAATATTACAGAACTATACGTCTTAGAAAGTCATTGTAGCCCTTAGCTGACCTCCAGTACACAGAAGGGGTTGCCCCTTATCACTGTTATATAGTGTGGGCTCGTTCCAAGCAGCATTTATGTCCCAATTTTAAATGTTTGTGAGTATATCGACTTGTTTTTATTAGATAGCAACATATAACTCACTTATTATATCTCGTGCAAACTACTTTGCATTCATTACTGTGAATATAGGGGTTAAAGCTAGGGTTACACCAGTGACGTCAAGTTGTGTTTGATTATTCATATAAAGCAAGTAGCATGGTCTGTTACCAATGAATCCTTATAAGACCAATTCCACGGTCTAACAGTGGCAAGGTGCACAAGGTTTTCATAGGGGTGCGCTGATTACAGATCACTTTGTTTCTGTGAATAATCACATACAATTGACTGACTATAAAGTGTTAGTGTAGACCTAGACGTACTTGTCAAAAGGTAAAAATAACACAGGTGATATCTTTGCTTTCTCTCTATTTCCCTGCTTCATTCTTACCATCCAGCTGCTCAGCTCCTGCTCTCTCAGACCCTTTCACTTGTTACTTCTGCTTTCCACACACTCTctcactcctgcccctgtctaTTCACTGCTCTCCTGCCAATAATCCCCCCCCACACTATTTCCCCATTGCCTTTGTATTTACTCGTCTTAACGCTACCATTAATGTACCACTCTACCATAACATTGCAGTGCCAAAATACTGCTTTGCCATCATATTGCCTTACAGTTGTTTTACCACTTTAATTACACTGCCACCGTCGTACCTCCTTTGCCACCATCCAGGCTTCTACAATACCTGGGCCCAGACACCATCATGGCCATTGTCCAAATAGGCCTCTGCATCATCTTGACCCTTCTGAAATCTGTACCACCTAGGTCACTGTACTATCATGGCCCCATCTAAGTTTATCTACATCATGGCCTCAGCATCTTGTAGACCTCTGCCTATAGTGACCCCCACTATGTTTATTGtcccatttgctccttttttctCTTATTACCCTCTCcctttagaatgcaagctctcagGGACAGGGTCTTCCACCCTATGTATCATGCATGCCCACACTCCTCTTTGATATCAATGTTTTATCTtttgctgaattgtttttgtgtGCACCATGCAATTAGTTCTGTTAACTGCATCCATGCATTAATTAGGCTGCTCATCTGTGCTCGTTGtacttatctgtatgtacttacataattttgttgtatgttctaaccccctatgtatggcactgcggaAGCCTTATGGTGCCTTATAAAGaaaagatgatgataatacaatGCATACATATCACTGCCATATGTTATGTAAACATAATAAATTCAAACAGTGGCTGGACAAATCTAATAAATCAGGTAACCAATGTGCCTATAAAATGATTGCTAGCTCCAGACTTTTAAATGCCATTCCTAGGAATGTCTCCTGTACTGATTTATGGATAAAGCTAGTGTGATTTCAATCACTTCATAATAATAAAGCTGATATGACCTCTGGAAAGAGGATTATCTGATTAAATCCAACTGTAGTGCTTTAAGTCTATGTAAGACAAACATGTTTTAAGCATCTTTTATCCAGAGTTATTAGTCACTCTCCAGACTTACTACTGTAAACATGCAATGAGTATTTATACGATTTTAGGAGAGAATTGTaccaagattatttttttttgtttttttaattcactgCAATCTTAACCACACTGGAGTTTCCCAGGATGAATGTGTTACAACCAGGGCTATTGTGCTCGGTACACTTCTACATACCCCACCCTACAATACACAACTACCCATTACCCCATACTGCAGTATCTATTCAATATAActctagtgtaaaaaaaaaataaaaaaaaatattgatgtttCACCAAACACAGACATGTTTGGTATTCCCCATAGTATATCTTATAGTACCCCCCCCCCAGTACAGTATTGATTCTGTACCCCCTTCCCAGGAGCTCATGTAGTCCTTCTCTTACATCTCCAGCAATGCAGCAGGGACCCCCTATCCACACACGCAGCAGGGACCCCCTATCCACACACGCAGCAGGGACCCCCTATCCACACACGCAGCAGGGACCCCCTATCCACACACGCAGCAGGGACCCCCTATCCACACACGCAGCAGGGACCCCCTATCCACACACGCAGCAGGGACCCCCTATCCACACACGCAGCAGGGAccccctatccacacacacacacagcaaggacccctatccacacacacacacagcaaggacccctatccacacacacacacagcaaggacccctatccacacacacacacagcaaggacccctatccacacacacagcaaggaacccttttcacacacacacacacacacacacacacacagcaaggacccctatccacacacacacacacacacacagcaaggacccctatccacacacacacacacacacagcaaggacccctatccacacacagcaaggacccctatccacacacacacacacacacacagcaaggacccctatccacacacacacacacacacagcaaggacccctatccacacacacacacacacacagcaaggacccctatccacacacacacacacacacacacacacacagcaaggacccctatccacacacacacacacacacacagcaaggacccctatccacacacacacacagcaaggacccctatccacacacacacacacacacacacacacacagcaaagacccctatccacacacacacacacacacacacacacacacagcaaggacccctatccacacacacaca
This window of the Mixophyes fleayi isolate aMixFle1 chromosome 8, aMixFle1.hap1, whole genome shotgun sequence genome carries:
- the C8H1orf52 gene encoding UPF0690 protein C1orf52 homolog — translated: MAAEEKDPLSYFAAYGSSSSDSSSDEAGEEEDVEPVKPAMKRPLSSQRLPRPDELFQTVTRPSFLSAPTTTAINWDKRLLRPPEEPPKEFKVWKTNAVPPPESYKVEEKKGPPPELDMAIKWSNIYQDNGDDAPQQVNKAKFLPEDEEAVESGASDDDQDEPSPAKKLKV